From the Hordeum vulgare subsp. vulgare chromosome 1H, MorexV3_pseudomolecules_assembly, whole genome shotgun sequence genome, the window cagatgtgatctgatttcgtgacggctagggtaggcgatcgcgtgcttataaaggcggctgggtggagagtccgagtcggtaacgatcacgatccgacgtctcggatcgtttccttgtccgttacgtattctccgttcctgaccggcaaaaataagcgcgtaggtatgagctcggctcggctcattcccgcggcgcggcgggcggcggaggaggagtgcgcgagggcaccttctcttctcactctccaatagcatgtggaagagagacccttataaaggggtccaaactctcctccactagcggggtgggacaaaactcccaccaccttgccatgccaccacctacatgggcccttgtagattttctgaaattctttaatgggcctaaggcccacctccaaatttcaacacttAATTCAGAAAATGCAAGAGGTTACATCAGGAATGGCACAAAGGGACATTTTTCAATTTGTTTACAACAGATCTACATGGAAGAAAACAGTATACATCTTTAGATAGCTGATGACACACGTTAGacctgacaacatgggtacggttCTAATGACCATCATTCTTCCTCTCCCCAACAAAAAAAGGTAACAACCATGGTAAATAACAAGTTATGTAATTCACTAATGGATCTTTGGAATGGCATACCTATGAAGTCAAATAAATTACTTGGCGTGGTTGGAGCTCCAACCTCCATGGCCTCCTACACCTTCCGTATCTCTGAGGCAATAGTGACTCTGAAAGATAAAGTATATGTATACAACAAATGATTGGAGAATTAATAACTTCAAAGTTAAAACAATGGCAATTGCAATATGTGTTAACTTAACTTTTTTCTGCAATCTGAAACAATTAAAGGTCATGACCAAGCCACTATTCCATCGAGGTTTGCAATACGCAACAAACTTAGATCCGATTAATGGTAAAAGCATGTGTTCAGTTAGTAACATCACCTACCATGAAACATAGGGTTCTACTTTAAAACAATGGAATTACACTTAGAACTACCTAAAAATGTGAGAGCCGGTTAGTCAATATAATTTTCTAATGCTTCTTCTTCTAGCATGCATCCTTAGTGAATGAATAAACATTTGACTGCATAGCATTTTCATTACCAGAATATGGCGGCTCACCAATCTGATTGATAggcatcttatcgattgaacaatTCCACCTTCTATCCCGGTAAAAAAATTAGCTTGAGAGGGAAATAAAATCCCAATTTCTGAAACTCTAGCAAGGCTCATATCCCTTTATAAGTTTAGGTTGTTTGAGAAAGAGGCTGATCAAGCAAAGAATGTTCTATGAATTTTCTTGGGCATATTCAGTAAGTATGCTACTACATTGGTTATGCTTCTAGACATTAAGAAGTTGGTATTTAACTTTAAATTAACGCCCTATCTGAGATACAGAACAAACGATGACAACACATAACGTAATAAACAAAGTCACCATGCTGCTTCCAGTGTATGGTTGTATGCATGATAAAGTACAAACCAAATGTCGGCAGTATGAGTTAAGAATACAGAGGTGCAAATTGAGAAACAAATAATCGGAATGTAATAGCTAATCGCTGCAGAGGTGGTGAATACAAGTGTTTAACATGTCATGGATACTATGACAAATTGCAGAGATGTACAGCATACCCTAGCATGCATGGACTGATCCAGTAAAATGTTTGATGATTTGATGTCCCGATGAACTACTGGAGGAACAACCTGCACTAAAGTTAAGCCAGATGAAGTAATCtcttcatattgtatcatggatCATGCTTCAAATCATGAGTTACAACAGCTTACCCCATCATGTAGATATTCCAACCCCCTAGCAACATCTAGAGCTATATTTACCCTCAATTCCCACCTCAGTGGTGCACTGTTTTCACCTGAATACACAGAATGTCATTAGAAAAAAAACAGTATCTAAATGTAACATGTGATACTCTGGCTGTAGATGTACACTCTTATAAAAGATAGATTGACAAGACAAATCACTCCATTAAGCATAACTACAAAATTTGAATATTGTCTATTGACTTCATTCACATGGAAATCACTGGCCTTCTTTATCTGATAAAATCAGCTAAAAAGGGTGGTGGTTATTTTACCAAGTGATCAAGAACTATCAAGTTAAAAGGGAGAAAGCATTAAATATTGATGCATTGCGAGACtgtaaatactactccctccgatccatatcaATTGTCGCTGGTTTAGtacaactttagtacaaagttgtactaaaccAGTGATATTTAATTAGGATTGGAGGGAGCGTAAGTTTTTTTACTTCATGAATTTCATATCACCGTGTTCTTCCAAACCTTTTTGTAGCATTTTCAAGTTTAAACAAAGTTATGGTAGCAACAAAGCACGAATGTGCCCAAGTAATTACTGTAAGGAGTGTTATTACAAATATGCATTTCCAGATGGAGATAATAAAAACCATATAAGTGCGATGCAAGGCTCCCATTAGGCATGTATGCATATAACAGAATGTGTTGCCCTTTTTCAGCACAGTAGCCAACCAAGTTCACCAGATTCCTGTGGTGCAATCGCCCAAGAAGTAAGACCTGAAATTAGTTATCCATCAAATTACCAGGCATGCCCATTTCTAGTCATCTATAAACATTAGCTTACCTCATTTTGGAACTCCTTTTCACCTTGCTTTGAATTGTTAGCAAGTACTTTAACAGCCAGTATCTCATCAGATGACATGTCAACTTTGTATACAGGACCAAAGGCTCCTTGGCCCAACAGTTTTGTGAAATTGCTGGTAGCTTTCTGCAGTTCCCTAGACAGAAAGAAAGTTCAAAGATTAAATTAAATTAAAAGAAGACACGGTTTCGTGATCATAATTAAATCAGCATAGTTATATAGAAGATACGGTTCCAGCGTGATACTTAAATTAGCAAAAACTGAGACAACTTACAGAAGTTATGTATAATAATAACTGATTTTCCCTATTATGATGGCTCCTTTACTTGCTAATATTTATGGCCCAGCATTTTATTGCAGCCTCCTTATATTTATAAACTACAATATCTCACTGGGCGGGTCTGTAACATGTTTCCTGTCCTACACTCATGTTTCTTCTCTCTAAAAAAGATCAGGTACTATACACTGATACCTTGATTATTTAACCATGCTGAATCAGGTTGCATCAGTTTGGTAATGGAAGCAGCAGAGGCTACACACCCTTTAGGTAGCTCAATGGTACATACTGTTAAATAAGTAAGGCCTTTAGTAGCTTTCCTTTCCTTCTTTTCTTGAAAGATCGCTTTCCTTTCCTTTTGAACAACGGCATAAGTAGCATTCCTTCCAGGCTGTTAGTTCAACATATACTACTATACAATTTATAGAGGGAAAAAGCTCCAGCCCCACCTCCATTGAATAACAACGAAAACAAATATGTCTGATACAACTTATTTGGGAAAGTAAAGCTTGCGGAGGAACAACAAAGGGGCTGCCTCAGCAGGGAAACATATAGTACTATACACTGATACCTTGATTATTTATGGATGACAGATAACTATGATGAGGCTGTCAGTTCAACATATATACTATAACAATGATACTTATGTACAACAGATAACCGATATCGGTTAATTTATGGTGTTTTTAACATCCAGCAGGAATATTCTTGACAAATCTTATGTGACACGCAACAGTACTGTTCAGATGACGATAGCACAACAAGACCCCTTTTGTTAGTTACTGCTTCTGTGGATAAGATGGTCTTAATGAAGCCACTTGGTCTGGACACTGAAGTAAAGATTGTTGGGGCAGTTACTTACGATTGGCCGCTCTTGGATTGATATACAGATTGAAGTGACTCAGATTGATCAAGGTATATAGTGTTGCTAAAGAAATTATCGATCTTCTTATTTATTCGATTTTGAACGACTGTTATCTATGGTAGATATTTTTACTGCCTTGTCTGAGCCAGGGCCACGTCCACCCGATGCTGCAGTTGGCCAAGCGCCTCGCGCACCACGTCCTGCGCCCCACGCTCGCCGTCTCCCGCTACATCCTCGCCACCTGCAAGCCCGACGCCGTCTCCGACGGCTGCGACGCGGGCGGGTTCGGCCAGTGCAACGACGTCACGACCTACCTGGGGCTCCTGGAGGCCGTCGGGTCGGAGACGCTGCCGGAGCGGAGCTGCTTCGCGCCGAGGCCGCGGAGGGGCGCCCCGTGGTCTACAACGCGTTCCTGCCGTGGGCGCGCGGCGTGGCGTCGCCTTCTTCACCCAGCCGTGCGCCGTCAACGTGGTGTACGGCCACGTGTGGTGCGAGCGGGTCGGCGTGCCGGCGGAGGCCGGCGCCACGGTGACCGGCCTACCCGGGCTGCCGGCGCTCGAGCCTGAGGGCTTGCCGTGGTTCCTCCAGGTCCCTACCCGGGCTACTTCGAGATGGTGATGAGCCAGTTCAAGGGGTTGGAGCTGGCCGACGACGTGCTCGTCAACTCTTTCTACGAGCTCGAGCCCGAGGTGAGCTCTCAACTCCATCCCATCAATCTCTATCTCTAGTCtctagctagctaagctaatgcaACACAAGTTTCGATCGACAAAAACAAATCTTGCACTGTTCCACTCAAACATTCTTTTCCAATAGAAGTAGTGCACATTCGTCCTATTTTAATACAGTACGAAAATAGAGTTcacatggatggatgctcgaataATTTTCTgccgaggaggagaggaagaggagtacTGACAGTAACGTGCAACTGATTGGGGGTGCAGGAGGCGGCGTACATGGCGTCGGCGTGGCGCGCCAAGACGATCGGGACGACGGTGCCGGCGTCCTACGTCGGCGACGACCGCATGCCGTCGGACACCAAGTACGGCTTCCACCTCTTCGACTTCGAGCTCACGGCCGCGCCGTGCGTGTCCTGGCTGTCGGCCCACCCGGCGCGCTCCGTGGTGTTCGCCTCCTTCGGGAGCCTCTCCAACCTGGACCCCGCGGAGATGCGCGAGGTGGCGCACGGCCTCCTGGACGCCGGCCGCCCGTTCCTCTGGGCCGTGCGCGAGTCGGAGTCGCACAAGCTGCCCGCCGGCTACGGCGACGCCGTCGCGGCGAGCGCCGGGATGCTGGTGCCGTGGTGCCCGTAGCTGGAGGTGCTGGCGCACCCGGCCGTGGGGTGCTTCCTGACGCACTGCGGCTGGAACTCGACGTCGGAGGCGCTGGTGGCCGGCGTGCCCATGCTGGCGCTGCCGCAGTGGACGGACCAGCCGATGAACGCAAAGTACGCGGCGAGCGGGGGATGCGCGGCGCGGCGAGCGGGGGAGGAGGCGCGGCAAGCGCGGCGAGCAGGGCAAACGGGGCGAGCGGGGCGAGGAGGCGCGGCGAGCGGGGCAAGCGGGGGGAGACGCGGCGAGTGGGGCGAGCAGGGGGAGAACGCGAGAGGCCGGGATTAACCGCGAGACGACGTCCGGGGTGTGTGATTAGCGCTAACGAAAACTGATTAGTTTCGTTAACGTAGTATTCATGTCATTGATTGAGTGTTTAGAGGATCAAGATCTGAAGATCAGATCTGCCCTCTCGTACTTTTAATAGTATAGATTAATACATCGTTAATCATAGAACTTGCACGAGACGGTCAGTTTGGTGCACAAACTTGTAAAATAGATGTTTTTTGTCATCAAATTTGCACGAGCGTGCAAATACGGTCACACTTCACGTACACGGGCTTATCAGGGGCCTGTGTGGCATGCCAGCACGGCCAAGGCCCGCTGTCAGCCGTTGTCGCATCATAGGTTTGCAGAAAAGCCATCGATTTTTTTTATTTACGCATTGAGACcataaaataaaatggaaaacaaGGGATGAGGTTGGTGTTTCAAACCCATGACCTGTCTCTAGCATGCTCGGGTGCACAACCATCAGACTGATGATGATTGATGTTTAGCATGTACGAATAGTCTCTGCATAGTATGAACATGTAccgaaaaattgaaaaaaatctaacaaaaaaagaagaagactcACAGCTCAAACATGTTACCTCGTGGAGTCGTGATCACTCTTTACTAAGAGTCCACCACACTACCACACCATATCATGTTCGGAATGAATGCAcattttttatgttgttgtttctTCTTGTTCTATGTTAGAAAACAATttaaattttgatgtttgtgagatttaaaaaatgttcaagcaTTAAGGTGCGTTGTATTTGAAATGTTATTTACGCATTgtaaaaatatactccctccattccaaaataaatgactcaaaaatgatcaactttgtactaactttagtacaaagttgatcatttttgagtcacttattttgggatggagggagtatttgtttagttaaaaaatAAGTtgcattttgaaaattttgacgtacttaaaaaatatatgacattttcaaaatgtttatacaattttcaaaaatgtttgtaTAGTTCATAAAATATTTTATGCCATCCAAAATAAATTTAACATGTAATTGACAAAGCTTAAAAAACTTGTATTTAAGAAAATGCTAATCACATGTTTCAAATCTATTAGGCGTGTATAATTTTTTTATATATGTATAACTGAAACTGATAATGTGTTTGAAAAAATAGACATCAAAATATATACTCCGTATTTAAAGTGAACATTGTATTCGGAAAATGTTGAATGTGTATAAAAATGTTTTTGACGTATACCTTTATCAAATACATGATTATCATTTCCATATAGATTTAAGTTTTCTTCGATGGTACAAAAAATTTCTTAAACTATGCAAACATTTTTGTATACTCTATTTTTATTTTGAAAATGTCACATTTTTGTACACTCCGTGAGGTCACATGTTCGAGCCGCGAGTCTCTATGTTTTCTTGTTAGGTTTTTTCTTTAATTTTTCGGTATATGTCCATACGATATAAAGTCTATTCGTGCATCCTCAATATCAATCATCGTTGGTCCGATGATTGTGCACCCGAGCATACTAACGCCACGTCATGGTTTCGAAACACCACCCTCATCTCTTGTTTCCCTTTTCATTTTAGGATCTTAATACGGAAATAAAAAATTAGAAGACTTTTTTGTGAATCTACCATGCAACGGCGGCTGACAACGGGCCCTATCCATGATGGCATGCTACACATGCCACGGATACACACATATATACGAAATATAATCATATTTGCACGCTCGTGCAAGTTTGATGGTCAAAAACACGTATTTTGCAAGATTGTGCACCAAACTGATCGTCGCGTGCAAGTTCTATGACTACCGGTGTCTTTACCTCTTTTTTATATACCTTCAATATtctaaataaaaaatataaaaacattaCATATaacatttgaaaaaatgttatcCAACCGTTTGAAAACTTTTAAATGTGTATATTGAAAATATTTCATATTTATATGAAAaatgtatataaaaaatacaCAATATGTGTGAAAAAAGTTGATCAGGTAttaaaaaaatgttaatcaagcatttgaaaacaTGTTAAATAAGTATTTGAGAATTGTTAATCAAGCAtctgaaaaatgttaaacgtgcaTAAAGAAAATGCTGACCACGTAttaaaaatatactccctccgtccgaaaatacttatcgcaaaaatgattaaaaataaatttatctaaaactaaaatacatctagatacatccattcctatgAGAAGTATtttcagacggagggagtattaaacaaGTGCTTGAATATATTTTTAATaaagcatttaaaaaatgtttaatgTGTATAATTTTTAACCATGTATTACAAAAATTCAACCAAAAAGTTAAAAAATGTTAAACTTGTACAGAAAAATGTCTGCCAtgatttttttaatcttatttgatATTTTCGTTCAAGCATTTCTAAAAACAATATAAATCTATAGGAAAATGTTGACCTTGTATTCTTAAATGTTAAATCTACATTTGGATAAATTTAAAAgtatattaaaaaatatattctaTATCTACCAAAAATGTACATTGTATAAGGACAAaactaaataattaattttgTGAAAAATCTTAATTATGTACTTAAAAATGTTAAATGTCTTTATAAAAAATGTTTCTGATGTGTATTGAAACCAGTAAAAACAAAGAAAGTAGAAACACCAACCGTTTAGAATAAATTTATATAAATTTGATAAAATGTGGACCAACTATTTGCAACTGTTCAATGCGTATAGAGAAAATATTTCTCATGTATTAGAAATATGTATACAGAAAATATACAATATATATGACGAAAgttgaccatgtattaaaaaatgttaatcaaataTTTGGAATCATGTTaaacaaatatttcaaaatgttactcaatcattttaaaaatataaaaTGTGCATAAGTAtaatgttgaccatgtattacAAATATACTAAATATGTACTATTTGAATATATATTTAATCAAGAATTTGTAAATGTGTAATATGTATATAAACAATGTTGTCCatatattaaaaatatatattaacaTTGTACTtcatccgtcccaaaataagtgactcaactttatatAATTTTAGTATTAATAATACCATTTAAGTATTTGAAAATATTAAATATGTATACAAAATATTAACATTGTATTAAAAAAATGTTAGGTTTGATTGTTTAATCAAGATATGACATCACGCACAACTAAAACGTCGAAGGAGAATATTCTGTCATGCACGAATGACAAATCCAACACACAATTCATCATTTTCGAGATGCAGATTAGGCTGGCCATAGTAGAAGTAACTAAGGTAGTATCATGTACTCGGGAATAGTaaacatgctgatgtgacagacaattaaagaagagagagagggtaagagtaacatagatagataccgtaacatgttaaatgctatgctaataTATGTCATGTatgtcaataaataaggtcatctatgatactactttatgatactatacactatgaagatagtatcatacaatagtatcatatgcatgatactactatatgttactccgCACGACCATCCTTATAATCTACGTTCGCTCCTTAACTACCGACCATTCGGATAAGCTCCGGACGGCATGCATGCGACGACGGGGGTGTTTAATTCGGCACGCCGGAAATGATTTCGTCCGCACGCACGACGGACGCGAACACGACAGCTCCGTTTTCTACGTACATTTATACTGCACACATGTCTGCTTGCGGGAACACGACACGATCCTGTACGTACGTATATGGTGGCCTGCACGCCGAAATTAACTAACGCGTGGGCGTGCGATGGACCGGCCGCCGTACATATACGTACGCGCGCAAGAAGCATCCGTCCGTCCGCGCCGTGCCGTGCGTGCGTCCACCGCTGTGAGCctgtgatgcatgcatgcaattgaCTGGGCCAGTAAAACATCCACCCGTACGCACGTACTAGTACGTAAAGTACGTATCCTCCAAATATTTGCTGGTGCGTACGCACCTTTTCATGTGTTTTATCGCTCTCGTGCGCAGTACGAGTGAGAGTATTTTTTTTAAGCGAAAACCATATCCTTTATTATAGATTTAGAGACATGTGGATACAAATGATATCGGACAAACTAGTGAGCCACAAATGACGCCTAGACAAAGGGTTGCAGCAGCTTTAGCGAGTGCATGAGCCTCACCATTAGACTTTTTATTCTTATGAATGGATTTTACATCTTGAAAGAAACTACTCAGGTGCTTGATATCATGGAGAATGGCAACAAAACGGCAGGGGACCTCCTTCTCGATGTTAGAAACAACTTCCAAGCAATCAGAGGCAATGCACATGGGATTGTGTGTTGAGGTCCTTTGCGAGCCCAAGTACCTCGAGACACGCCCGTGCCTCAAGAACTGTCGGATCCTGGAGCCCTTTGAAGATGACCGCCGAGGCACCGAGATAGCCCCCCCTTCTTGTTCCTACACACCGCAGCTGACGCCCCTCGGTCGCCAATCTTGGAGAAGCCCCCATCAACGTTTATCTTTGCTGCATGCTCCACCGACGGACACCACTTTGGCAGCAGCTGCACATGGGGAATATCAGTTTTTTGCATGCACGTTCCTGGAATGCAGCCGACGCTCCTTTGCACGATTCATCGGTGGGGGAATCATCTCCAGATCAACCATGAACTTGTTGATAAACATGTGTGTGCTTAACGGGCTCTGAAACAATTCGTCGTGGGTTGCTTTCCGAAGTGCTCACCAAATGGCCCACATCATCACAAGGTGACAAGGACCCTAGCAAGGGCCAGCGAGGGAAGCATGTCCACCAGCCATAGCATCCAAAGCTTCGTATCGTCAGTCCGGTTCGAGATAACAGTCTCGGTAAGATCCTCATCCTCCAGGGCCCAGACACAGCGCGCCATGTGgcagttgatgacccacaagtgtaggagaactatcgtagccttttcgataagtaagagtgtcgaacccaacaaggagcagaatgtattgacaagtgatcttgagcaaggaataactgcaagtacggaagggtaactttttatgggttttctagtataagcaacaagaaaataaatgcaagtaaagtaaattgtgccgaggtgcagcaagtgaccCAATCCTTTTAGGGTTCCcatccttttaaacacaaaggataagctgagggactaaacttataaagactaaggcgttcctaaagacacacgggagagatagtcaagtgctttcgccatactctgtctagtactatgttttgtattgatgagTGTtacgtgggtggatcttaactagtgcaccgtctaggctaagataagtacactcttatgattaatccctctagcaagcatccgcaaatacaagagaaaaattaaggcaaagcctaaccatagcaataagctttaggatccaatactccctcatgcaaaagtatgcgaactggggttcaggtttgtgtcactccgacaacccaccataagcattctttatacacgatgcattcccctaggtccttaaaaaggcgaagtgttatgtagtcgacattcacataacaccactagaagaataacaccataacttaaatatcaatcaacacatattacttcaacatcatatgactactagcatctagacttttcccgtgtcctcaagaactaatggaactactcacaagacataaaagagatcatgatcagaggtgatgaaaatatgattaacaatctcgtcataacaataatcctccaacaaaactcaatagcattcaccacaaaagagtaatcaacaccagtagagtagaggggatgaatagtgc encodes:
- the LOC123405506 gene encoding calcium/calmodulin-regulated receptor-like kinase 1 codes for the protein MSSDEILAVKVLANNSKQGEKEFQNEVLLLGRLHHRNLVNLVGYCAEKGQHILLYAYMPNGSLASHLYGENSAPLRWELRVNIALDVARGLEYLHDGVVPPVVHRDIKSSNILLDQSMHARSHYCLRDTEGVGGHGGWSSNHAK